The DNA segment CTACCCCTTCCAGGTCGAAAAGGCCCGACTCCTCCGTGCGGAAGAGGGGCTTGAACAGCTCTCGGCCTCCGCCGACTCGGTGATCGTGCTCGACAACAACCGCCTCATCAAGTACGTGCCGAACCTCCCGCTCGGCCAGGCGTTCTCAGTCATGGACCAGCTCATCGCGGAGACCGTCAAGGGCATCAGCGAGACGATCACGGAGCCTTCCCTCATCAACATCGACTACGCCGACGTGCGTGCCATCATGAGCAAGGGCGGCGTCGCCGTGATGCTCGTCGGCGAGAGCAAGCAGCAGAACAAGGCCGAGAGCGTCGTTCACGAGTGCTTGAACCACCCCCTGCTGGACATCGACTACCGCGGAGCAACCGGGAGCCTCATCCACATCACGGGCGGCAACGACCTGACCCTCCAGGACGCCGAGGAGATCGCAAGCTCCCTGACCTACGAACTCGACCCCCACGCGGACGTCATCTGGGGAGCGCGGGTGAACAGCGATTACGAAGGAAGAGTTCGGGTCATGGCGGTCATGACCGGCGTAAAAAGTGCACAGATCCTCGGAAGCCACCGCACCTACGAACAGGTCGCGCAGCGGTCCAGCGCACCTGCCGGCAGGCGCATAGCAGGGGACTCCCCGAGCGGGCACCTCATCGACTTCCTCTGAAATCCCCTACCCTCTTTCATACCTTTTTTAAATCGGAATCGTTCCACGGAGGCGCGCTCCGTCCTCCTACGAAATACTTAAGAGTACAGATGACGTTTGAAATATAGACGTTCTTGTATAATCCCTCCAGCACGGGGTGTATTGTGCAGGGCACAGATCCACCGGGTCTGCGATTGCCAAAGTACCGGGGTTGAACACATGAGCAGACAGATGAACGACGGTCTCGATTGTCGAGTCCGAAAGCGTCTTTTCTTGTGGTGTAGCCGCTACACGAGCCTCCGGCATCCTGCAGCACACGGGAGCGATCTTTTGCTGGCGGGGATATGAGACAGGTACCGAATGTCGAGGATTGGTAAAGAATGCTGAACGATCTGATTGAAAAAAGAAAAAAAGTCCTTGCGGAGTCTGAACAGCACAAAGACCGGCGCAACGAGTTGAACGCGCTTGCCAGCAAAAACGCCCGGGAACGCAACACGTTGAATGCCCAGACCCGCGAGTTCGTCGAGGAGGCGCAGCAGCACAAGGAGCAGCGGGATAAGATCAACGAGGAAGTCCAGGCGCTGAAGGACCAGAGGAACGAACACAACGACAAGGCAAACGCGCTCTTCGAAGAGATCGAGTCCTTCAAGAGAGAGCACGGCAACCTCCAGAACCGGGGTGTCAAGGAACTGCAGAAGCAGATCGAGCACCTGGAGTTCAAGCAGCAGACCGAGGTTTACAGCACCGATAAGGAGCGCGAACTGATCGAGAAGATCAAGCAGCTCAAGGCGGCGGCGAAGGACCAGGAGGCCGAGCTCGAACAGAACAAGGAGATGCGGACGAAGCTTGCCGATGCCCGCGAGTTTCGCCGGCTGGCCTCCGAGATCCACAAGGAAGTCACCGAGAAGGCCGAGGCCGCACAGCAGCACCACGACCTGATGGTGGAGTCCTACAGGAAGGCCGACAAGTCCCGCGAAGAGGCCGATCAGTCCCATCAGCAGTTCGTCGAAGCCCAGGAGGCTGCGGACGAGGAGCACAAGCAGTTCATCGCCTGCCAGAAGGAACTCCGCGACTACGACAAAGTCATCTCGGGTCTCCGGAAGAAGACCAAAAAGACCAAAGTCACCAAAGAGCAGAAGGCCGTCCGGAAAGAGGCGGAACGTGTCTTCCAGCAGTTCCGTGACGGTGAGAAGATCACCACCGACGATCTGCTCCTGCTTCAGCGTGCAAAACTCATCTAATACTTTTTTACCGCGCTCCAAATCATTTAATAGATCTGAGGCGATGTTCTATTGAATGGCAAAAGAGCGGACGCTTGTCCTCTGTGTCGATCGCGATGACGATCTCGGGTTCAAAGCCGGGATCGATGGTCCCACCGTGGGCAGAGAGGCATGCCTCCATGCGGCGACCTCACTCGCCCTGGTCGATCCCGAGGACTCCGATGTCAACGCTATCTTCGAGACGATCAGGCTCTACGACGAACTCGCCAAAAAAGGGGAAGAGGTCGCCGTTGCCGTCATCTGCGGCAACCACATGAATCTGCTCGAGGGCGATCGCCGGGTAGCGTCCGGTCTCGATGCAATCCTCTCCGCAACGGGCTCTACATCCTGCATCATCGTGACGGACGGCGCCGAGGACGAGTATGTCCTGCCGATCATCCAGTCCCGGGTGCCGGTCAGCAGCGTGCGGCGGGTCGTGGTCAACCAGATGCCGAACCTCGAGGGGACGTACTACATCTTACGACGCCTTCTCGACGACCCGAAGGTCTCGAAGATCGTGCTCGTCCCGCTCGGTCTCGCGATGCTCCTCTATGCCGTGGGATACCTGCTCGGGTACCCCGAGGGTGCGACCATCGTCGTCGTCGGCGTCATCGGCACCTACCTGCTCTTCAAGGGCGTCGGGATAGACGAGATCTTCGGTTACCTGATCACCTCGCTGAAAACATCGCTCCACGGCGGGAGGTTCACGTTCGTATCCTACATCGCAGCGATACTGCTCGGTATCGTCGGGGTTATCCTCGGGCTCATAAGCCTCCTCGAATACTACTCCCCGTTCGGCATCGTCATCCAGATGCTCGCGTTCATCTACGGTGCCGTCGCCTGGTTCATCGCCGCCGGCCTCGTGGCGTCGGTGGGAAAGATCATCGACGTCTTCCTAAACGAGCGCGAGGCGATCCAGCGGGTGGTCGCCCTGCCGTTCTTCGTCCTGGCGATCGGGGCCATCGCCTACGGGGCAAGCACCTACATCCTCTCGATCAGCAGCGAGATCTCCGGGTTCCCCGTAACGAGTACGGGCGGTGCGCTGTATATCGTCTTCGCGATAATAGGAGGCCTCTTCTGCGCCTTTTTCGGCGTCTACCTCCAGTCGTTCCTGGGCCGGTGGGTTGACGAGCGGGAACCGGCCACACTGAAGAGAGAAGCGTAGAGACGCCCCTCGGAGCCGGGGTGTCTCACAGGGCTACCCCCACTTCTCGATGATATCGGTTTCATCGAGCCGGGGGAATGCCTCCCCGAAGTACCGGCCGGGAAAAGGGTAGGGGCTGTTGTTGAGCACGATCGCCTGGATCTCCGGGTCTGCTCGAGCCCTGGTACGACGCCGATATGTTACGGCAGCCCCGGCCCCCCAGGGCACGGCGGGTGTGGCGGGCACAATAAGGGCCTTTCGGGGATGCCGCTACCTCGCGGCAGAGACGATCCAGGTCGGCCGCCACCGTACTCGAAAGACCCACAGGTAGACGTCAAAAGATCGGCACCGCAATCCGGCTTACCGGCGGTTAAGCAAAATAGCCGAGTCCTTCCGGGAACTCGCTGACGTCCTCATAGTGTTTGACGTCCTGGGGGGTGATGACGGTGAGCGAGGGCACGACCACGCCGAAACCGTGCGCGGGGAACCAGTACGACCCCTGCCCGTAGTCGTTCGACGCGTCCTTCACGCGCACCTCGATACGCTCGAGATCGAGTTGCTGAACGCTGACGTTGTCGAAGTTCAGTATCTCGAGTGCCTTCTGTTTCAGATCGGATTTTCCAAGGAGGAGAACGAGGAACCCGATGCCGTCGTCTATCGTATAGTTCATGGTGACGACGGCATCCGCCTTATCCAGCCGGACGGTGACGTCTTTGACGGTGATGTAACTGTGTCGCTCCTCGTCCGCCGCCAGAGCGGGGAGAACGAGAGCAGTTACCAGCATCAGCGCTATGCCGACCGTCAACCACCTCATAGTATAGCGTATATAGTGCGGGTCTTAAAGCCTTTATGGTCGATCCGCATCAAACCGACCAGATAAACGGCCATCTGCCGGATAGCGCGCGACAGGCAGGTTTTTCCGGCGCGCCGTGCAGGAGCGCCGCCACCCGGCCGCTACGCTCCCTTGAAGAGTATCAAAAAAGCGTTTCGGATTCCCTCACTTCGCATGAGTGAGGACAATCTCGATGCTTGATACGTTCGTCTTGCCGGTATCGGTGTCGATCATCTCGGTCGACGTGAAGATCTCTTTCTTGTCCACGTTTGCAAGGAACCGGTTGAGCGCGATCTCCGCCGTATCGACCGCGCGTGAAATTGCCTTCCCCCGCGCCTTAATCGCGACTTCCTCCGCTCCGTTATTAAACTGGGTGACCACCGCAAGCACGTAGTTCATGACCGGTTTGTTTCCCACGAATACTGTGTTGTCCTTTATCATTAGCCCACCTCGTCTAAAGGTACTTCCTCGAGCATATCAGTTCAGCGTTGAGGACGGATGCGCCTGCGGCCCCACGGATGGTGTTGTGGCCGAGCGCAACGAACCGTAACCCTTCGCGGATTCTCCCGACGGACACCGTCATGCCCCGTCCACGGTTACGGTCGAGCCGTGGCTGCGGACGGTCGGGCGGGTCGAGGAGCTCAACGGCCTTCTCCGGCTGTAAGGGTAGATTGCTGAAGGGGGACTTAAAGTTTGCGTAAACTTTTTTCACCTCGGCAACCGGCTCCTTTACGTCGACCCAGACCGCAATGGTGTGTCCGTCGATGACGGGGACCCGGTGGCAGCTTGCGCTCACGCCGAACGAAGCCGGGGTTACCTCGGAACCGTCGAACGACCCCATTATTTTCACCGTCTCGCTCTCCATCTTCTCCTCTTCGGAGCCGATGTAGGGGACGACGTTATCGTAGATGTCCATGGCGGAGACGCCGGCAAACCCGCCTCCCGAGATTGCCTGCATGGTCGCCACACGCACGTCATGGAACTCGAACGACCGGAGGGGTGCAAGGGCCAGCGCAAGGACGATCGTCGAACAGTTCGGGTTCGTCACGATGAACCCCTCGCGTCCGCGATCCCGCTGGACGTCGATCAGGCCGAGGTGGTCCGGGTTGACTTCCGGGATCACCAGCGGAACGTCCGCGTCCATGCGGTGCGAGCGGGCGTTGCTGCAGACACCGATACCCGCATCGGCGATCTCCGTCTCAAGGGACGCCGCCACCTCGGGAGGAAGCGCGGAGAAGACGAGGTCGCAGTCCTTCAGACTCTCGACGGTTGTGGGAGTGACGACGATATCGCTGACGTTGTCCGGGTACGGCGCATCGAGGCGCCAGTTGACCACCTTGCCGTACGGTTTTCCCGCACTCCGCTCAGATGCGGTCAGAGTCTGGAGATTAAACCAGGGATGATCCGCCAGCAACTGAACGAAGCGCTGTCCCACCGCTCCTGTGGCACCAAGCACTCCTACATTAATCATAGACAAAAATATCTGTAGTGTTGGTGGTATTAAAAGAGTTGGTTTCTTTATTCCATGGAGATTGCTTCCGACGGGCACTCGTCGACGCAGGTTTCGCAATCAACACAGAGGTCGACGTCGACTTTTGCCTTGCCGTCTTCCATGGTGATGGCGGAAGCCGGACAGACGTCCACACAGGTTTCACAGCCGGTACACTTCTCAATATCAACAACTGCTGCCAATTTGGTTCCTCCGAACGTACATAGTTTACGACCGTATCAAAAATAAATTTCGCTTTCCTTATCACAGCCCGAGGACATCCTGCATACCATAGATGCGCGGCTCCCTGCCGACGACCCAGCGTGCGGCCCGGACGGCGCCCTGGGCGAAGACCGCCCGGTCGTAGGCGCGGTGAGAGACCTCGATGCACTCGAAGTTCCCGGCAAAGAGAACGGAGTGATCGCCGACGATATCGCCGCCGCGGATGACGTGGACGCCGATCTCGTCTTTCCGCTCGGTCTCGCCGACACGGCCGTAGGCCTTCTCGCGGCTCCCGAGTTCCTGGTCCAGGATCTCGAGGATGGTCTTCGCCGTGCCGCTCGGGGCGTCCTTCTTATAGCGGTGATGGGCTTCGGTGACCTCGACGTCGTAGTCGCCGAGCTCGCGTGCCGCTTCCCGCACGAGTTTCCAGAAGATGTTGACGCCGACGGAGAAGTTGCTCGATATCACCGCCGGGACGTTTCCTTCGACGGCGGCCGCGATCGTCTCCCGCTGCTCGGGGGAGAACCCCGTCGTCCCGACGATGAGCGCCACGCCGTTTCGGGCGGCGGCTTTGATGTTCTCGACCGCAGCGCCCGCAACGGTGAAGTCGATCAGGACGTCGGGCTTCTTCTCGTTCAGGAACGCGTCGATCTTCGCCGCCGGGACGACCTCGGTCTTAAAAAGCGTTCCCTCCCGCACGTCGATGCCTCCGACCAGTTCCATGTCGGGGGCTTCGTCGACGATCCGGCCGATGTTGGTTCCCATACGTCCCAGGGCACCGGATACGACTACCTTAACCATGATTCACCAGCACCTTTCTCAGTTGTTCCGTCTTTGCTTCGTCGAGTTCGTCGAGCGGCAGCCTGACCGGGCCCGCGGCCATCCCGAGGAGTTCCACCGCCTTCTTCACGGGGATGGGGTTCGTGTCGATGAACATCGCCCGCATGAGGGGAGCGAGTTCGTAGTGCAGAACCTGTGCGCGGGCAAGGTCGCCGGCCCGGAAGGCCTCGTACATCCCCACCATCCGGCCGGGGTCGACGTTTGCCGCCACCGATATCACGCCCGCACCCCCTACGGCGAGGACGGGGAGCGTCATCGCGTCGTCCCCGGAGATCACGCTGAACTCCTCGTCCCGCGTCTCCTCGATGATACGGGAGATCTGGGTGATGTCGCCGCTTGCCTCCTTGATCCCGACGATGTTCGGGTGTCTCGCGAGCTCCGCCACCAGGTCGGGCTGGAGGTTCTGCCCCGTCCGGCCGGGGACGTTGTAGAGGACGATTGGAATATCAAGGTCGGCAAGCTTCGTGAAGTGCTTGATGAGCCCGGAGCGGTTCGGCTTGTTGTAGTAGGGGCTGATGATGAGCGCGCCGTCCGCACCCGCATCCTTCGCCGACCGGGTCAGGCGGACGGCCTCTTCGGTGTTGTTCGATCCCGTCCCGGCAAGCACCGGGACCCGCCCGTCGACGACCTCGACGGCCTTGCCGATCACCTGCTCGTGCTCCTCGAACGTGAGCGTCGCGGACTCGCCGGTCGACCCGCAGGGCACGATACCGTGAACCCCGCGCTGCAGGAGTGATTCTATGTTGGACTGTAATCCTTCAATATCGAGACTCGCTCTGGAGTCCCGGTAAAAAGGGGTAATGATTGCCGGAAGGATTCCCTCAAACATACAGTTTGGTTTACCGCTTCCTTGTATTTATCTTTCTTGAGATGTACCCGGCAACCCGGTTCCGGACGGTCTTGCTGTCGATCACGGCAACCTCGGCGACAGCGTGTTTATTCTCTTCAAAGTCTCCACTGAATCTGTCGCGGTGCTTGACGATGAGTTCTTCGCCGAGGTTCTTGATATATGACGGTTTTATTCCCATGTGGACCTACCCTTACAATTGTGCATAGGTAATGCGATTTGACAGTTTAAGAATATTTTGTGCGACCGTGACCGGATCTTCCCCGAGAACCCGGATCATCGGCTCTTTCCCCACGGCCCCCCGGTCGTAGATGACGTCGGGAACACCCTCCCTGCAGCAGGAGGCGACGCCCCAGTCCATCGTCTGCACGCCCACCGGTTCTTTCTCCCGGTCGAACGAGCAGACCTCGAAGAGGAGGTTGTCGAGCTCCGGGAGGATTGCTTCCGAGAAGCGGATGTTTGCCGCGCTCCTGATGCGCGGGTCGAAACGCATGGCCGTGATGACGATCCGGGCCACGTGGTCGCTTGCCCCGAACGCGATCTCCCCGACGGGGTGCACCTTATCATCAAGCCTGACGATCCGGCCGAGGACTCCCGCCACGTCGTCTTTGCTCCGCGCATCGGGCAGGGCGTAGACGATGTTCATCCCGACCTCCGGGATGAGCCGGGCATCCATCCGCTCGACGAGCAGCGCTACGGCCTCTTCCACGCGATCGATAACCTTCCCGCGCTCTTGCATCATGCCTTCTATCCTCGGTCAGGGAGCCATATATGGGTTGCGCTCACGCAAAGCCGATGTCGCCGCCGGACCTCCGCGAGCCCCTCGATCGGCCGCCGCGGCATGGCTGTGCGTCGTCTCACTCCATGCGTGCGGGATTGTCGGCCGGCCCGGATAAGCGTGTGGGTCGCCCCCGCCCTATGGATAGAGATATACCTGCACGTCCCCCACCTGTTTACATGAATCTACGGGTTCTTGAGGTGCTGACCGCAGTCGGGTGCCTCGCACTGTTCATCGTGCTGCTGGTGACGCTGCCCAAACTTATGGGAGAGGCAATGCAGGGGCTTGCATACGTCGTCGCACTGGTCATCTTTATCGCCGTGCTCAGTATCGCCGGCTACCTGATCGATAAAAAGGTCGCTTAACTCCGTTTTTTCGCCATATTTTTCTTGAGCCGGTAGTAACTCAGCGGATGGTTGACCCGCTCGCAGTCCTTGTCCCGGTTGGCGCAGAGCCCGAACGTGCGCATGGTGGCGCACGACGGCGGGGTATACTCGGTGCCGCCCCGGCCGGAGATGTGCTCCACCTGGTACATCGTCATGTCCGGGTCGAAGTCGGGAGCCCGCGCGAACACGTCCGCTATCTGCGCAACGTTCATCCCGATGGTATGGAGGAACGACGTGATGGCGAACCGGCCCATGTGCGTCAGGTTCGTCCCCGCGGTGATCGCCTGGATGAGCGCGCTGATGCAGGGCGGGAACGCTTCCTCCTTGATCTCGCCGAACTGTTCGAGGACCTGCTGCTGCCGCAGCGCGGTAATCTCGCTCGTGACCGGCGCGAGGCGTTCGCAGATCCCGGTCGGAACCCGGAGCGGCAGCTGGTCGGCGATGATCGCCCGGATCCGTTCCCGGATGAGTTCGTCGATCTCGCCTGCCTCGAGGTTCACGCCTCCCTGCCGGACATCCCTGTTGACGAGCCGCCACCGCCTGTCGCGCAGGTGAGGGACCAGCTCGACGTACCGGGTGACCGGCATTGCAACCGCCCCGGTATCGATGCCGACGCTCCAGGCAACGAACCGCCGTATCTCCGGCTCTTCGGCCGCGAGGAAGAAGGATGCGCGTTCGGCCTCGTAGCGGGCAAGGCGGTCGACGAGCGACCGGTCGCCGGCGCAGGAGACGAGCATCCGGGCGATGGCGTAACTCGCGATCTCGATCTCGGGCTTGAGATTCTGCGTGTTTTCGTCCCCGAACTCCTTTTTGAACGTGAGCGCGGCAACGACCCGTTCCTTCGCGCGCTCGAGCGCCGCGACGCCCGGGCTGCTTCCAAGGAACTCTTCGAGCGACTCCACGTGCCGGCGGGCCAGCTGCTGCGATTCTTTCAAAAAGGGATATTTGATGAGTTCTTTGCGATCGAGTACGATACCCATCAATCGGCCTCGATCCGAGGAGCAAGGAGGTACTCAACGCGGCCGTTGCCGTCCGCAATGTCAAAGACAAACCTCACCGGGTGATCGATGCCGAGGTAGACCTCCACCTTGTCCGCGCGCGCCATGACCCGCCCCATGTCCTTCAGGTAATCGATCGAGAAGAGGGAACGGGCCTGCACCGGGCTTAAGGCGACGAGTTCGTCCTCGCCGAGCGCGAGTTTGATGTGGTCGGTGTCGCCCTCCGCCTCCATGTAGAAGGTCATGGCATCGGGGTCGATCCCGAGCGCGATCTTGTCGGAGATGACGGCGGCCGCTTTGATGGCGTTGTTCAGCGCGTCGCCCGGGACGACCGCCTTTCCGGGGAGGTCGATTCCCGGCGGGTTCGGATCTTTCCGGATGGTGTTGACATCAAGGAGCGATATGGAGTAGCGATAGCCGCCGAAACTCAGTTCCAGTTTTCGCTCTTCGTCGAGCAGGGTCAAAGTCAGCGCGTCGCCCTTCCCCATCATCCCGATGATGTTCTTCATCTTTGCGATATCCAGACCCAGCTCCCCGGCTGTCGCCGAGAACGAGTTGAACGCCGTGCTCTGGAGTTCCAGGGAGACCATGGCCACGTTTGCGGTATCGACGGAGCGTGTCCTGATCTGATCCTCGGCCGTGTGCAGGCGGCACTCCGTCACCAGTGCGGCGATCGCGTCGATGGATTCCCGAAATATTTCTGCGTCAATCGTTGCCTTTAACATTGTGACCCCTTATTAAACTCTCGTTGAAAGTATATAATCACCCTATTCATTATAGTGCTTTACGATCACAATCGGCGGTAGACCCATGACGCCGGTCGCGGAAGCGGTCGCGGCAGACACGTACTCCGGAACCGTATCATTCATGTTTAACAGCATCGAATACTATACATAATCTTCTTGATTGTGCTGGAGGTCGGATCCGTCAGCCTCAAGCGGAGGGTGATCTCCCATGGGTTCTCAATGGACTAAAGACAGCGTCTATCGAAAGGCGATGAAGGCGGGATACCGGGCACGTGCCGCCTACAAGCTGCTGGAGATCCAGCAGCGAAACGGTATCATCAGGCCCGACGACAACGTCGTCGACCTCGGGGCGGCGCCGGGCAGCTGGCTGCAGGTGCTTCGCGACCTGACCGACGGCAGGGTCATCGGCGTGGATCTCAATCCCATCGCGCCCATGGAAGGCGTCACCACCATCGTCGGGGACTTCACCGATCCTCTCGTCCAGGAGCGCATCCGCGAGGAGGCCGGCGGCGTCGTCAGCGTCGTGGTCTCCGACGCCTCGCCGAAACTCTCCGGCCAGAAGAGTTACGATCAGGCCCGTGCGATCGGGCTCGGCGAGGACGCACTGGCGTTTGCCTGCACGGTCTTAAAACCCGGCGGCAATATGGTGATAAAGTCGTTCCAGGGCGAGCTCTTCGGGGAGCTGATTGCCGAAACGAGAAAGCATTTCTATTCCGTCCGGGGGTACAGGACGAAGGCGTCGCGGAAAGGGAGTGCCGAGACCTA comes from the Methanoculleus marisnigri JR1 genome and includes:
- a CDS encoding 30S ribosomal protein S17e → MGIKPSYIKNLGEELIVKHRDRFSGDFEENKHAVAEVAVIDSKTVRNRVAGYISRKINTRKR
- the dapA gene encoding 4-hydroxy-tetrahydrodipicolinate synthase produces the protein MFEGILPAIITPFYRDSRASLDIEGLQSNIESLLQRGVHGIVPCGSTGESATLTFEEHEQVIGKAVEVVDGRVPVLAGTGSNNTEEAVRLTRSAKDAGADGALIISPYYNKPNRSGLIKHFTKLADLDIPIVLYNVPGRTGQNLQPDLVAELARHPNIVGIKEASGDITQISRIIEETRDEEFSVISGDDAMTLPVLAVGGAGVISVAANVDPGRMVGMYEAFRAGDLARAQVLHYELAPLMRAMFIDTNPIPVKKAVELLGMAAGPVRLPLDELDEAKTEQLRKVLVNHG
- the albA gene encoding DNA-binding protein Alba, with amino-acid sequence MIKDNTVFVGNKPVMNYVLAVVTQFNNGAEEVAIKARGKAISRAVDTAEIALNRFLANVDKKEIFTSTEMIDTDTGKTNVSSIEIVLTHAK
- the ftsZ gene encoding cell division protein FtsZ encodes the protein MQTIINEALKHAEREKYLKTDMVDGEDDIIGQPRIVIVGCGGAGNNTVNRLYHMQVSGAETIAINTDKQHLDMIQADKRVLVGKSLTKGLGAGGFPDVGRRAAEMARPTLESLLCDADLVFITAGMGGGTGTGTAPVVAQIAKEQGAIVVGMVSYPFQVEKARLLRAEEGLEQLSASADSVIVLDNNRLIKYVPNLPLGQAFSVMDQLIAETVKGISETITEPSLINIDYADVRAIMSKGGVAVMLVGESKQQNKAESVVHECLNHPLLDIDYRGATGSLIHITGGNDLTLQDAEEIASSLTYELDPHADVIWGARVNSDYEGRVRVMAVMTGVKSAQILGSHRTYEQVAQRSSAPAGRRIAGDSPSGHLIDFL
- a CDS encoding DUF373 family protein yields the protein MAKERTLVLCVDRDDDLGFKAGIDGPTVGREACLHAATSLALVDPEDSDVNAIFETIRLYDELAKKGEEVAVAVICGNHMNLLEGDRRVASGLDAILSATGSTSCIIVTDGAEDEYVLPIIQSRVPVSSVRRVVVNQMPNLEGTYYILRRLLDDPKVSKIVLVPLGLAMLLYAVGYLLGYPEGATIVVVGVIGTYLLFKGVGIDEIFGYLITSLKTSLHGGRFTFVSYIAAILLGIVGVILGLISLLEYYSPFGIVIQMLAFIYGAVAWFIAAGLVASVGKIIDVFLNEREAIQRVVALPFFVLAIGAIAYGASTYILSISSEISGFPVTSTGGALYIVFAIIGGLFCAFFGVYLQSFLGRWVDEREPATLKREA
- the dapB gene encoding 4-hydroxy-tetrahydrodipicolinate reductase, whose product is MVKVVVSGALGRMGTNIGRIVDEAPDMELVGGIDVREGTLFKTEVVPAAKIDAFLNEKKPDVLIDFTVAGAAVENIKAAARNGVALIVGTTGFSPEQRETIAAAVEGNVPAVISSNFSVGVNIFWKLVREAARELGDYDVEVTEAHHRYKKDAPSGTAKTILEILDQELGSREKAYGRVGETERKDEIGVHVIRGGDIVGDHSVLFAGNFECIEVSHRAYDRAVFAQGAVRAARWVVGREPRIYGMQDVLGL
- a CDS encoding RlmE family RNA methyltransferase; amino-acid sequence: MGSQWTKDSVYRKAMKAGYRARAAYKLLEIQQRNGIIRPDDNVVDLGAAPGSWLQVLRDLTDGRVIGVDLNPIAPMEGVTTIVGDFTDPLVQERIREEAGGVVSVVVSDASPKLSGQKSYDQARAIGLGEDALAFACTVLKPGGNMVIKSFQGELFGELIAETRKHFYSVRGYRTKASRKGSAETYIIAKNFKGTCDDAEGPL
- the priL gene encoding DNA primase regulatory subunit PriL translates to MGIVLDRKELIKYPFLKESQQLARRHVESLEEFLGSSPGVAALERAKERVVAALTFKKEFGDENTQNLKPEIEIASYAIARMLVSCAGDRSLVDRLARYEAERASFFLAAEEPEIRRFVAWSVGIDTGAVAMPVTRYVELVPHLRDRRWRLVNRDVRQGGVNLEAGEIDELIRERIRAIIADQLPLRVPTGICERLAPVTSEITALRQQQVLEQFGEIKEEAFPPCISALIQAITAGTNLTHMGRFAITSFLHTIGMNVAQIADVFARAPDFDPDMTMYQVEHISGRGGTEYTPPSCATMRTFGLCANRDKDCERVNHPLSYYRLKKNMAKKRS
- the asd gene encoding aspartate-semialdehyde dehydrogenase; this translates as MINVGVLGATGAVGQRFVQLLADHPWFNLQTLTASERSAGKPYGKVVNWRLDAPYPDNVSDIVVTPTTVESLKDCDLVFSALPPEVAASLETEIADAGIGVCSNARSHRMDADVPLVIPEVNPDHLGLIDVQRDRGREGFIVTNPNCSTIVLALALAPLRSFEFHDVRVATMQAISGGGFAGVSAMDIYDNVVPYIGSEEEKMESETVKIMGSFDGSEVTPASFGVSASCHRVPVIDGHTIAVWVDVKEPVAEVKKVYANFKSPFSNLPLQPEKAVELLDPPDRPQPRLDRNRGRGMTVSVGRIREGLRFVALGHNTIRGAAGASVLNAELICSRKYL
- a CDS encoding DNA polymerase sliding clamp, which codes for MLKATIDAEIFRESIDAIAALVTECRLHTAEDQIRTRSVDTANVAMVSLELQSTAFNSFSATAGELGLDIAKMKNIIGMMGKGDALTLTLLDEERKLELSFGGYRYSISLLDVNTIRKDPNPPGIDLPGKAVVPGDALNNAIKAAAVISDKIALGIDPDAMTFYMEAEGDTDHIKLALGEDELVALSPVQARSLFSIDYLKDMGRVMARADKVEVYLGIDHPVRFVFDIADGNGRVEYLLAPRIEAD
- a CDS encoding 4Fe-4S binding protein, translating into MAAVVDIEKCTGCETCVDVCPASAITMEDGKAKVDVDLCVDCETCVDECPSEAISME
- a CDS encoding coiled-coil protein, with the protein product MLNDLIEKRKKVLAESEQHKDRRNELNALASKNARERNTLNAQTREFVEEAQQHKEQRDKINEEVQALKDQRNEHNDKANALFEEIESFKREHGNLQNRGVKELQKQIEHLEFKQQTEVYSTDKERELIEKIKQLKAAAKDQEAELEQNKEMRTKLADAREFRRLASEIHKEVTEKAEAAQQHHDLMVESYRKADKSREEADQSHQQFVEAQEAADEEHKQFIACQKELRDYDKVISGLRKKTKKTKVTKEQKAVRKEAERVFQQFRDGEKITTDDLLLLQRAKLI
- a CDS encoding thiamine-phosphate synthase family protein, coding for MMQERGKVIDRVEEAVALLVERMDARLIPEVGMNIVYALPDARSKDDVAGVLGRIVRLDDKVHPVGEIAFGASDHVARIVITAMRFDPRIRSAANIRFSEAILPELDNLLFEVCSFDREKEPVGVQTMDWGVASCCREGVPDVIYDRGAVGKEPMIRVLGEDPVTVAQNILKLSNRITYAQL